The genomic stretch CGGGGTCTTCGAGCAAGCGGAAAAGAAGGGGGAGGTCCTTGGCGGTGCCGATGGGTTGATCCATGCTGGCGAGGGTGTCGAATCGGGAGCGGGCCTGGGAGGAAAGGATGAACTTGGTGGCGAAGAACAGAATGAGGATGGCTGCGAGTCCGGCGGGAACGCCGTGGGTGAGCCATTTTGGCAGGGACTTTTTGTTTTGCTGAAGGTGTTTGGGCGCGGAAGCGGCGGCGATGTTGACCGGCTTGGCGACGGGTTTCGGCATTTTTTTGCTGCCGAGTGCCTGGGTGGCGGTGGGTTTGGGGCGACGTGGTGCGCCGGGACGAAGCATCTGACTGGTGCTGCCACCGCTGGGAGTCGGGAAAATGCTGGGGACGGAGTCGGTGGCGACGAAGTTGGGTGCGGGGATGAAATCGGGCAGGGGAGCAGCGCTGATCGCGGGGGGGAACTTGCCTTCGGAAAAGATTTCAAAGGCATGGCTGACGTTGGCAGGACGATGGTCGGGGTCGCGGCTCATCAGCCACTCGACCCATTGCGGAATGAATTTCGGGAGGTCGGGGCGGAGTTGGGCGAGGGGAATGAAGCTGTGATAGAGGTGACTGGACATCACCTCGGGCGCGGTTTCTCCTTGGAAAGGATAGTTCTGGGTGAGGGCGAAATAATAAACGCAGCCGAGGGAGTAAAGGTCGGTGCGGATGTCGACCGGGGAGCGTTCGAACTGCTCGGGGGCCATGAAGAAGATGCTGCCCATGATGGAGCCGTCTTCGTCGGTTTCCTGGATGAGGGGTTGGTGGGAGATTTGAGAGAGGCCGAAGTCGAGAATCTTGATCTGGAACTTGCCGCTGGGCAGCCAGATGACCATGAAGTTTTGGGGTTTGATGTCGAGATGGATGAGCCCGGTGTTGTGGGCGGAGATCATGCCTTCCAGCGACTGCATGGCGAGATCGTGGAAGTCGTTTTGATTGAGGGCACCGCGCTCGATGATGTCTTCAAGGGTCTCCCCCTTGAGCAGTTCCATGACGATGTAGGCACCCTCCTCGTCGCGACCGACATCGAAGATGGTGACGATGTGGGGATGCTGGAGGGTGGAGAGGGTGCGCGCCTCGGTGAAGAGCTGTTCGGCCTGCTGGTCGGCTTCTTCGGGGCTGGAGGCGCGGACGCGTTTGAGGGCAACTTCACGGCGAAGATTGCGGTCGTAGGCTTTGTAGACGGTGCCCAGCCCGCCTTCTGCGATTTTGCCAAGGACTTCGTAGCGGGTTTGACTCATGCTCTTGGATAATGATGAAAGCGAACTAAGGGCGTGTTGGCGAGAAAAAAAGTCACCGGATTGTTGTCCGGTGACTTTTGGAAGAAAGGGTGGCTTACAGGGGGTTCATCTGTGGGCCACGAAAGGTTGAAGGGGAGGGCTTACCAGACGCGATCGAGGAATTTCTCAAACGGACCTTTGAGGGCGTCGGGCTTGGAGGTGCCGCGGCGTTTTGGGCCATCGCCGGTGTTGGTGAGTTTCACCACAGGACCTTTATGGTCGACGACTTTGATGTCGACGATTTCGATGCGCTCGATGGGGGCGTCATTGCTGTCGCGGATGGAGCGGGAGATTTTTTTCAGGACATCAAGGCCGACCACGACATCGCCGAAGACACTGTATTGACCGTTGAGGGAGGACATGTCGCCGACGGCGAAATAGAACTGGGTGCCGTTGGATTTGCGGTCGGGATTGACCTTGTCGCTGCGGCGCGCCATGGCGACGGAGCCGGTGGTGTGCGGGATTTTGAATTCACCGGGGATGGTGTATTCCTCGGAAAGGCCCCAGGAGTCGCGATTGTCATTGCTGCGGCTGGCAGGATCGCCGGTCTGCACAAGGTAGTCGGCGATGGTGCGGTGGAAGGCGAGGCCTTTGTAGGTGCCTTTGTCGACGTTTTGAATGAAGTTGGCGACGGTGCCCGGAGCTTTTTCGGGCTCAAGTTTGATGATGATCTGATGGGTGTCGCCAGCGAACTTGACGGTCATCACGGACAGCTTGTGAATTTCTTCAAGTGCAGCGCGCTGTTCCGGGGTGATGGTGGGCGCGGTGGCGGGTTTCAACGGCGAGGGAGTGGCTGTTGAGGTGGAGGTCGTCGTGGTCGTCGTCGTTTGGGCCTGGGTTTGGGCCTGAAGGAGGGCGGGGAGGACGGCTGCTGCCAGAATGGCGAGGCGGTGGCTGGTGCGCATCAGAGTCATGGGAGGATCGGTGGCGTTCTTTCTTAAGGTTGGGAGAATGAGAATGGAAAAGGGGACGAATGAAAGCAGAAATCGGGCAGATCAGCGCAGTTTTTGAAGGGTGGCTGGATCGACGGCGGGCTGTGGTGGAGGAGAGGAGGTGTCCTGGAGCGGTTCGGGTTCGGGGGCGAGCATGGGAGGAGCGGCAGCCGCAGGCGCGGGAGCCGGGCTATAGCTGGCAGGTTCGCTGCCGGCATCGTAAGGCGTCATGCGCGGCCGGACCTGACGTGGCTGAAGGCCCATCTGGCCGTCGATGCGCTCCATGTCTGAGACCGTGGGATTTCTGATGGTTTCGCCGCTGGCACCACCACCGCCGCCTGCGCCGGCACCTCCGCTGGTGGATTCGCAGGAGTTGAGCAACAAAAGTCCAAGGAAGGTGCTGCTGAGGCGCGCTAAGGTGCGGTTCATTGAGGAGGAAGTGGTTCGACTTGAATCGGAATTTCGATTTTAGACGCGGGATCGGTGACAAGCAATAGTGAATGCACGCCGTCCCACGCCTGTCGCACATACGCAAGGGCGACGAACTGGTCAAGCACAGGATGTTGTGCGATGCTGGTGATGACTCCGATGTTTTTGTGGGAGCCGTCCGGCTGGGATTGGGCGAGCTGCCAGGTCGAAGGAGATTCTGGAAGGGTGAGCCCGCTTTTGGGGACGCTGAAATGGAACAGCCGGTTGGGCATCTTGCCGGTGGTTTTGATGCGGGAGAGAATTTCCTGGCCGATGTAGCAGCCTTTGTGAAAGTCCATGGCGGTGGTTTCGAGCCCGGCTTCCTGGGGGAAGGCGTCGGGATTGAGTTCCTCCGGCCAGCGGGGGATGCCGCGCTGGATGCGTAGCTGGTTTGCCTGTTCGGGAGTGAGTTTGGGACCTGAGAATTCGGGGGTGGGGGCGTTTTTGGCAAGCCAGAGGTCGACGCCGGGAATGCCGAAGCGGTCGGAAAGGAGGATGCCTTCGGTTCCGGCTTTTGCCATGAAGGGTTCGGCGTCGGGGCCGAAGATGTGGAAGAGCTGCCAGTCGTCGGTGACGTCCTGGAGTTCGGCGTCGTCGGCGATGATGTAACGTTCGAGTCGGATGGCGAGGGATTCGCGCAGGCCGGATTCGGTGTCGAGCCAGAGTCCTTCAGCGCCGGATTGGGAGATGTGAATGCGCAGGTCGCCTTCGATGCGGCCTTTGAGATTGGTCACGCAGGCGTGTTGGGTTCGGTCGGCGGTGGCTTTGCGGACGTCGTTGGTGACCTGACCGTTGAGATAACGGACGCGGTCTTCTCCGGTGAGAAGAAACTTGGCGCGATCGGAGAGGTCGATGAGGGGCATTTCGAAAGGATAAAGGATAAGGGCTAAAGGATAAAGAATGAGGACCGATTATGGGGAGTCGAAGTTTTTGGCGACGACGGAGAAGTCGAGCTGGTCGTGGCCGTTTTTCGAGGCCTGGCTCATGGCGAGGGCGGTGGCGTCGAGGACGGGGGTGCGGAGGCTTTTGTCGCGGGCGAGATCCTGGGCGTAGCGGGCGTCTTTGAGCATGTTGGCGAGGGAAAAATGGGGATCGAAGTTGCCGGAGATCATGGCCGGGAGCTTCATGGTGATGACGGGGGAGCAGTTGGCGTTGGGAATCAGGGCTTCGAGAAGTTGCTCGGGGCTGACGCCGTGGGCTTTGGTGATGGCGAGGGCTTCGGCGAGGGCTTCAACGACGGAGGCGCTGATGAGGTTGGTGGCGATTTTAAGAACGGTGGCGTCGCCGGGGTTGGTGCCGAAGTGGAGGATCTTTTTGCTGCTGACTTCGAGGATCTTGCGGCATTTTTCGAGAACGATGTCTTCGCCGCCAATATAATAAACGAGTTCGCCGTTTTCAGCGGCCATCTTGCTGCCGGTGAAGGGGGCATCAAGGAAGCCGGCACCTTCTTTGATGGCGATGGCGGCGGCTGCTTTCATGGCATCGGGACTCACGGTGGAATGGACGAGGACGGTGTGCTGGACGTCGAGAACCGGGGCGAGTTCGGCCATGATGGACTTCAGGGCGTCGTCATCGCGAACGAAAATCTGGATGAAGTTGGCCACTTCGGCAATTTCACGAGGCGAGGCGAGGAAGTTCGGCTCGGGTTTGACGGTGCGGTTCCAGACGAAGACCTGGTGTTTTGCCTTGCGAAGACGTTCCGCGACGCGGCTGCCGATGATGCCAAGTCCAATGATCCCGACGTTGTTGCTTTTGCCATTGCTGCCAAACATGGTTCGATGGTAGGACGGGGTGGGGGAGGAGGCAAACGGGAAGTGGGCAGTGGGCAGTGGGCAGTGGGCAGTGGGCAGTCGGAAGTCGGAAGTCGGAAGTCGGAAGTCGGAAGTCGGAAGTCGGAAGTCGGAAGGCGGAAGGCGGAAGGCGGAAGGCGGAAGGCGGAAGGCGGAAGGCGGAAGGCGGAAGGGGCCGGTGGGATCGTCCTCGTCCTTGGATTCCCGGGAGTGGGTGAGGCCAGTTTGTGTGAGATGAAATTATTCTGGTGGGCTTGATGACGGGTTGTTAGTGTGGCGGGATGAATCGCTGGAAAATGATTATTGCAGGGGTTTTGTTGGGGGTTGGGATGATAGTGACGGCATGGGCACAGGCAGAGAGTGATCCGTTGGTGGGTTTGGTGGGGGAGGAAAAGGAGCCGCTGAAAAAAGGGGAGTTGAGATTGAATGTGACGCTATTGCGGATGGCGAAGGCGGATGCGGCGCGGTTGTTGTTGGAGGATGTAGGTGGAACGGATTGGGAGGAGAGATTGGTAAAGTTGAAGGAGGTTGGGAAGATCGAGTGGGTAAATTGGTGGAAGGCTGATGGATATGTTTCCCAGGGTAAGTGGAAGGCGGGGAGAACGGAGAAATATCGATATGTGAATCAGATGGCGGCGGCGGATTTTTGGGAAGGTTGGCAAGGGGCGAAAGAGCGTGGGCTGCCTGTGCCTGATTTGGAGAGGTTGGTCAATGAGACATCGGAGGCGGATGTGGGGGGGCTTCTGGAGGCGGATTTTACTTTGAATGAGGAGTTGGGGGTGGTGGACCTGAAGGTAGAGTTGTTTTATGATCCGGGTCCGAATGTGAAGCGTGAAGTGAAGACCTGGCCGCTGCCGGGGATGGGTTTGTTTAGGCCGATTTTTCAACCTTGGGAGTTGGTGACGAAAGGTCGGGTGGAGGTGAACCGCGTCTTTTTTTTGGGAGCTCAGATGGAGGCGGAAGTCGGAGGGTTGGTGAAGAAAGGGGTGGCACCTGAGGTGATGGGGGAAAGGCATGATCATGTGTTGCTGGCATTTGGGAAAGTGAGTAGTGCAAAGCGGGGTGAGAGCAAGGCGAGGCCGGCTTCGGGGTTGAGGATGCAAACGTGGACGTTGGCGGTAGCGCCGGGGGAGTTTTTGCCCTGGATGGTTGAGCGGAAGGGATTTGGGAAGGATGAGGCGGTGTTGGCGAAGTGGCTGGCTGCAGCGGAACAGGGCGAGGGTGTGGAGATGCTGGCTTGTTCGTCGGCGCTGACGGAGTCGGGGGAAGAGTCAAGGCTATCGGGAAAACTTCGATGGGAGGATGTGAGAAGTTTTGTGCCGGGGGGGACGGTTCAGGATTTCCGCGCGCAGGCGGATGATTATGCTTATCATGTGGTGAAGCATCTGGTGAAGTGGGAGATGCATCGGGTTCCCGCAGATAAGGCAGAGGATTCGTTTCGGCCGGTGGCGGGTGAGCGGGCCGATAGGGATAAGGGCGGGCTTTATAGTGGGAATGTTTTGGTGTCCCGGCCTGCGGCACCTGCTCGTTGGACGAAGTGGAAGAGTGCGATGGAACGGGATGAGAGTGAGCCTGGAGCGGTGGAGATGTCTCTGGCGGATGTTGAAAAGGATGACGATAGTTATCCTGGCGGTGATGAGTCGTTTGAAACTTCATTCACCGTGATGAGGGGCGATGTGGCGATGATTTATGCGGGGCTAAAAGAGGGGACGGTGCATGCGACATTCGTGAGGGTTGTTGAGGATACGGTGGAGAAGGTGGCGGCTCCGGTTTTGCCGGAGATGAATCGGTTGATGACGTGGGTGATTGAGACACCGCTGGATTGGAGGAATGGGATGGTGAAGGATGGTGGGGTGGACCCGGGCAGATTGGGGGAGGAGCTTTTGAAGGCGGTGAATCAAGGAAAGGCGGAACTAAAGGGGTTGTTGAGTCATGACCAGTGGCGGCAGGAGCGGATGTCGCTTCATTCGTATCTGGGAAAGCCGGTGATCTTTTTTGAGAACATGGTCAATACAGCGGTTCATCCAGGGGGGATCTTTTTTAACACTTCCCAAGTGGGTAGGAATTTGATTGGGGATCGTTCGGTCACCCGTTGGTTGGGTGACGATGAAAAGTGGGGGAGTGGACAGGGGTTTTCGTTCCTCTCGCTGGGCGAGCCGAAGTGGCAGCAGTGGGGAATGTGGGTGGCAACGGTGAAGGGGGCGAACGCGCAGAATTCGGGTTTTAAGCATCCGGTGTTTCCGATCAATGAGGTGGGGGCGACGGCGAAGTTGATGCCGGGTGTTGCCCAGTTGGTTGCGGTGATGCGGACTTCAACGGTGGGAGTGGATGTGGCCACTGCAAAAATGCGCTGGTATGTGGCCAGGCTGGATGCGGAGTCGAAGGTGAATTCTGTTGATCGTGTGGTGGCTGGAATGAATGAAGAGCCGAGGATGGTGCAGGCACTGGTATTGAAGGGGAAGGTTGGGGGCGAGGATGCGGGGGCATGGTTGGAGGCGCTGGCGAAGAAGGAGTGTGAGGTGGTGGATGAGGTGATGACTGCGGGAAAAACGGGAGCGGCTTCGACGGGAGCGGATTATTATTTTCCTAATGGTCGAGTGGGGGAGAGAAACTTGAGTAGAGAGGAAGTTTTTGATGGGCCAGCGAAGATGCCGGAAGGGACGAAGTTCGCGAGTCAGGTGGATTTATTGAACCGGGTGGTGGGGTTTCAGTGGAAGATGATGGATGGGAAGTGGTCGGTGGAGCGGGATGGCAAAGCGCCGGAGGTGGTGACGGATGTTTTTACCGAGGTGAGGTCGGAATGGCCGGTGGATGAAAGGGTTGATTGGAAGACGATGCCGAAGGTGACGGTGAATGTGCAGCGTCCGATTTTTACGATCCAGCGGGCAGAGGGCGAGGTTCCAGCGTTGGGTGAGACGGTGGTGAAACGGTTGTCGGAGAGTGAAGTGATTTTGGTGAGGCGGCTGAGAGTTGAGCGGTGAAATTTTAATGTTGGGTTTCCTTTTAGATCTTATGAATAGGTTTGCTTTTTTGATTGCTGGATGGGTGCTGGCTGCGGGGATGGTTGTTGGGCAGCAACAACTGGAGAGGGATCCGTTGACAGGCCTGGTGGGGGAGGAAGAGGAGCCTGTGGGTAAGGGCGAATGGCGGTTGAATACAACGTTGCTGAGAATGTCGAGGGCGGATGCAGGCAGATTGTTGTTGGAAGATGTTGGTGGGGCGAGTTGGGAGGAGAAGCTGGTGAAGTTGAAGGATGGGGGGAAGTTGGAGAGGGTTAGTTCCTGGACAGATGAGGTGAGAAGTCTGAAGGGGGAGTGGGGCGGGATGGGCAGGGTTGAACATCGTTATTTGTCGTTGATTCATGTGGCGCGTTATTGGGATAACTTTATCGAGAGTGAAGTTGGCAAGTCGAAGCGGCCTGACATGGCCGAGTTGCTGAACATGATGGGGGAAGGCGATCGCGCGACTTGGGGCGAGGTGGGTTTTGAAATTGATGAGGTGACGCAATTGGTTGATTTGAATATCCATCTGCACATCAACCGGGGTTTGCTGGAACGGGAATGCAAGAGTTGGCCGCTGCCTAACATGAGTGTGTTTAAGGCAATCTTTAGACCGTGGGAATTGAAGGCTTGGGGAAAGGTGGCGCTTAACCGAGTGTTCCTTATGGGGGCTCAGATGGATGTGGATGGGAGAGATCTTATTGCGCCTCAACCGACGAATGAGCAGTTAAAAGAATTGGCTGAGCGCAAGGTGTTTGAGGTTGAGAATGAGATGGTGCTTTTTGCTTTTGGAAAGGTGGTTGGTGCTGAGGCAGATCAGGCACCGGTGCCGGAGGTCAGGTCGGATTCGGGATTGAGGATGCAATGTTGGACGCTGGCGGTTGAGCCGCAGAGTTTTTCGAAATGGATGGCCAATCGGAAGGGGACTGGAGGCGATGAGGGGGCTTTGAAGCGGTGGTTGGAGGGCAAACAAGCGGAGTTGCTGGCGTGTTCTGCGGTGACGTTGGGATTGAATGAGGAGTGCCGGGTGGACAGCAAGGTTACCTGGGAGGACGTGGGAGGATTTGAACCGAGTGGCAATTCGCGAGAGTTCCGGGTGGTGCCTTGTGAGACGATGCAGTTTTCGATGAAACATCATCTCAGGGCGGTGGTGAGGCAGACTCCTGACATTAAAGGGGAAGCGCGCTCGAGGAGGTGGAAGGTTTATGTTGAGGCGGGGAGACCGGCGGCACCGGCGGTTTGGAAGTGGTGGAAGAGTTCGATGGAAAGAGGCGATGATGACCCGTGGGGGGTTGAAGTGCCGGAGGCTGATGCGGACCCGTATCAGGAGAACGGGAGTGAGGCGTTCAAGACCGACTTGGATTTGGACTTAGGCGAGGTGGTGATGGCAAGTGCGGGATTGAAGGACGGACGTGTGCATGCGACCTTTGTAAGGTTGGTGAATGATGGGCCGATCAAAACCGAGGATGAGAAAGTTAGGCTGGCGCTTGAGGATCCCAGGCGGTCGCGTGGGTTGACGACCTGGATCATTGAAACACCGTTGGATTGGGGGGATAAGTTGTTGAGGGTAAGATCATTGGATGCTGTCGCTTTCGGTAACGAATTGCTGGCAGCGGTAGATGATGGTTCGGCTGAGGTGGTAGGGCTGTTAAGCAATGAGCGACTTGATGAAGAAGGGAATCTGATGTTGGCGAAGCCGTTGGTGTTTTTTGGAGGGTATGGGGTGTTGGCTCACCCTCATGCAAAAGGGATTTTGTTTAGATCAAGGAGTGTGGGTTTGGAGTCGGTGGGGGATCAGGCAACTAGGTTTAGGCGGGTATATGATCCCACGGGAGGGGGTGAGTGGTTGGAGACTGTGATGGTTCGTTCCACGCGGCTCCGGGGTTGGAACCAGTGGGGAGTGTGGTTGTCGCAGTTGAAGAATTTTCACGCTGGCAATTCGGGCTTTAAACAACCTGAGTTAGCTAGTCATGAGATGGCGTTGTCGGCTGCTTTGTGCCCGGGTGTAGCGAAACTGATTGCGGTCACGCAAACTTCGAAAGCGGCGATGAAAGAGGGGATGGTTGGTAAATTGAGATGGTATGTGTCGAAGTTAGATGTGCATAAAAAGTGGGAGACGGCGGTGGTTACTCCCGTGGGAAAACATCCAATCAAAGAGCGGGGGATGGTGCAGGCGATGGTTTTGAAAGGAGATAGCGAATCGTTGGACGCGGCGCGATGGTTGGAGATGCTTGGTGCGGGGGTATGTGAGGTGATCGACTCGGCCACATTTGCCGGGGGTGATGGAACGCTGAAAACAGGGATGGATTATTACTTTCTCAATGGTCGTGACTACCAACAGACTGGGTCGCAGGATGAGGAGTTGGTTTTTTCAGCACCTGAGAAAATGCCTGAACAGACGAAACTCGCAACGGTGATGGGTTTATGGCATCGGCTGGTGGGATTAGAGATTACGATCTCTGGGGAGGATTGGTCGATCTTTCGCGATGAAGAGGCACCGAAAGTTGTGACGGATGTTTTCCCGAATGTCAAAGTGGACTGGCCTTTTGCAGGTGACGAAAGGTATGAAAAGTCACCCAAGTTGACGGTGAATGTGCAGCGTCCGATTTTTAACATTCAACGGGTGAACGGAAAGCTGCCTGCAATGGGAGACGCGGTGATTCAGAGACTTTCAACGGATACGGTGTTGCTGCTGCGCAGGATTCCGCTGACTCGATGAATGGGCGTTTCGGGGCGGGATGCGCTAATTCGAGAGAATAGGGTTGGAGCCTGGAAGTGTCGGCAGCGGACAATGATGAGGCATCATCGCGGGGAATCGGAACGGAGGACGAATCTCGAGATGACAGACTGGATGTCTGTCGCACGCACAGACTGGAAGTCGGAGTTACGCGAGGTCGGTCAACGCCGTATCGGCATCGCCGAACTGGTTCATTTTGACTCCCATGCGGTCCATGACGGCGAGGTGAAGACGGCAGAGTTTGCGGTTTTCGTTTTTGCTGTAGTCGAGCATGCGGTTGCCTTTGATGGTGCCGCCGCCGCCGCCGGCAAGGAGGATGGGGAGCTGCTTGGAATCGTGAGCGTTGCCGTCCCAAAGGCTGGAGCAAAACATGATCATGCTGTTGTCGAGGAGGGAACGCTCGCCTTCGTTGGTGCCGTCCATTTTTTGCAGGGTCTCGGAGAGCAGCTGCATGTGGTATTGATTGACGCGCTGATACATGTCGAGGCGCTCGGGATCATTGGCGTGGTGGGAGAGTTCGTGCTGGCCGCCTTTGATGTTGCCAAGGAAGCCGAAGTTCATGCCGGACAGGTCGTTGTTGAGCATCATGGTGGCGATGCGGGTGCGGTCCATCTGAAACGCGAGGACCATGATGTCGAGCTGGAGCTTGAGGTGATCGCGCACATCGGCGGGGATGCCGGCTTCGGGTCGGGCAAAGGTGGGGGCGGTGACGGTGGGCTGCCAGCCGTGGCCGTTGGTGTTGGCTTTGCTAAACTGGTCGGCTTTCTCGATGCGTTGTTCGAGTTCGCGGACAGAGGTAAAATATTCGTCGAGCTTGTGGGCGTCGCGGCCGCTGACCTTGCCACGCAGGCTGTTGGCATCGCTGAGGACGGTGTCGAGCACGCTTTTGTCGCGGCGTCGTTTGGAGCCGTCGTCGAAGAGCTGGTCGAAGGCTTGTTGGGGATAGATTTCCTTCGGGGCCGGGGTGGTGGGGCTGCTCCAGGAGATGTAGGCGGAGTAGATGGAGGTGAATCCGCTGTCGGTGCTGTAGCGTGGGCCTTCGGTGCCTAGGACGATGCTGGAGGCGGGGGTGTGTTTGCCGATTTGTTGGGCCATCAACTGGTCCATGGTGGTGCCCACCTGGACGTCGGTGGTGGTTTGTTTGACGGTGAGTCCGGAGAGGAGGTTCATCTTCGGGTAGTGCCCGCCGGGTCCCATGACGGTGGTGGGATTCCACAGGCCTTTGAAGACGAGAAGCTTGTCCTTGATGGGTTCAAGGGGGCTGAGGGTCTTCATCAGATCGAGACCATTGGCTCCGTTGGTGGCACCCCAGTGGTGCGGGTTGACGCCATTGCCCATGAACATCGCGGCGAAGCGGCGTGGGGCTCCGGTAGCGGCTGCGGCTCCGGCTTTACCTTGGACGGTGCTGCCCCAGGCGTTGACAGATTCAAGCCAAGGGAGGCCGAGGGCGACGCCTGCGCCACGAAGGAAATGTCGGCGGGAGAGGCTGCGGGAGCTGGAACTGGAGCTTGAACTTTGGCGAGGTGTCATGGATAGGGCGTGATGTCTCGGAGAAGAGGAAGGGCGTGACGGGGGTTAGAAGGATACGTGCCCAAGTTGGGGA from Phragmitibacter flavus encodes the following:
- a CDS encoding protein kinase domain-containing protein, whose product is MSQTRYEVLGKIAEGGLGTVYKAYDRNLRREVALKRVRASSPEEADQQAEQLFTEARTLSTLQHPHIVTIFDVGRDEEGAYIVMELLKGETLEDIIERGALNQNDFHDLAMQSLEGMISAHNTGLIHLDIKPQNFMVIWLPSGKFQIKILDFGLSQISHQPLIQETDEDGSIMGSIFFMAPEQFERSPVDIRTDLYSLGCVYYFALTQNYPFQGETAPEVMSSHLYHSFIPLAQLRPDLPKFIPQWVEWLMSRDPDHRPANVSHAFEIFSEGKFPPAISAAPLPDFIPAPNFVATDSVPSIFPTPSGGSTSQMLRPGAPRRPKPTATQALGSKKMPKPVAKPVNIAAASAPKHLQQNKKSLPKWLTHGVPAGLAAILILFFATKFILSSQARSRFDTLASMDQPIGTAKDLPLLFRLLEDPATSETAGKVLGKLQNVDASNPQIIDQLGKTQSPEASLHLTSAIAQRDLRDAVPALINQLKTSTHPATRLATWSALARFATFEQLPDLLNQLTSEEPEELRAAENAIVRAARTQTELGQRSQPLLQTLRANTLKPDQQSAVIRALGQLGSNDALPDLLNALKAADPKLRTAAAIGLGNWPTSVPILNLLDFIREEKNPFIRGNAFSSIGNLAPLSGNLPQEEIAQALITAHAATKDNREQTSILDALSRVVSPSSQEFFRKLAVEAPRRRGVADRALKLLAAAQAKATVIAPASTATILPPDKAELTPGPLILKTGVIINWFGNSDLVNWLIKLESPGTYEVQLSQASDSRQPGRYLLTFGTERFSKTVEMTGSGSAFKTVTVGSAKFDKPGYYRLWIRPQQIPKGQILMHLKGAAITRTGD
- a CDS encoding peptidylprolyl isomerase, which codes for MRTSHRLAILAAAVLPALLQAQTQAQTTTTTTTSTSTATPSPLKPATAPTITPEQRAALEEIHKLSVMTVKFAGDTHQIIIKLEPEKAPGTVANFIQNVDKGTYKGLAFHRTIADYLVQTGDPASRSNDNRDSWGLSEEYTIPGEFKIPHTTGSVAMARRSDKVNPDRKSNGTQFYFAVGDMSSLNGQYSVFGDVVVGLDVLKKISRSIRDSNDAPIERIEIVDIKVVDHKGPVVKLTNTGDGPKRRGTSKPDALKGPFEKFLDRVW
- a CDS encoding YgfZ/GcvT domain-containing protein, with amino-acid sequence MPLIDLSDRAKFLLTGEDRVRYLNGQVTNDVRKATADRTQHACVTNLKGRIEGDLRIHISQSGAEGLWLDTESGLRESLAIRLERYIIADDAELQDVTDDWQLFHIFGPDAEPFMAKAGTEGILLSDRFGIPGVDLWLAKNAPTPEFSGPKLTPEQANQLRIQRGIPRWPEELNPDAFPQEAGLETTAMDFHKGCYIGQEILSRIKTTGKMPNRLFHFSVPKSGLTLPESPSTWQLAQSQPDGSHKNIGVITSIAQHPVLDQFVALAYVRQAWDGVHSLLLVTDPASKIEIPIQVEPLPPQ
- a CDS encoding NAD(P)-dependent oxidoreductase encodes the protein MFGSNGKSNNVGIIGLGIIGSRVAERLRKAKHQVFVWNRTVKPEPNFLASPREIAEVANFIQIFVRDDDALKSIMAELAPVLDVQHTVLVHSTVSPDAMKAAAAIAIKEGAGFLDAPFTGSKMAAENGELVYYIGGEDIVLEKCRKILEVSSKKILHFGTNPGDATVLKIATNLISASVVEALAEALAITKAHGVSPEQLLEALIPNANCSPVITMKLPAMISGNFDPHFSLANMLKDARYAQDLARDKSLRTPVLDATALAMSQASKNGHDQLDFSVVAKNFDSP
- a CDS encoding DUF1552 domain-containing protein produces the protein MTPRQSSSSSSSSRSLSRRHFLRGAGVALGLPWLESVNAWGSTVQGKAGAAAATGAPRRFAAMFMGNGVNPHHWGATNGANGLDLMKTLSPLEPIKDKLLVFKGLWNPTTVMGPGGHYPKMNLLSGLTVKQTTTDVQVGTTMDQLMAQQIGKHTPASSIVLGTEGPRYSTDSGFTSIYSAYISWSSPTTPAPKEIYPQQAFDQLFDDGSKRRRDKSVLDTVLSDANSLRGKVSGRDAHKLDEYFTSVRELEQRIEKADQFSKANTNGHGWQPTVTAPTFARPEAGIPADVRDHLKLQLDIMVLAFQMDRTRIATMMLNNDLSGMNFGFLGNIKGGQHELSHHANDPERLDMYQRVNQYHMQLLSETLQKMDGTNEGERSLLDNSMIMFCSSLWDGNAHDSKQLPILLAGGGGGTIKGNRMLDYSKNENRKLCRLHLAVMDRMGVKMNQFGDADTALTDLA